In the Arthrobacter sp. Soc17.1.1.1 genome, TTGTCGCCAGGTCCGTACAGGTTGGTAGGCATTGCCGAAATCCATGGGAGTCCATACTGACGACGGACAGCCTGAACGTGCATGATTCCAGCAATTTTGGCAATCGCATAGGCATCGTTGGTCGGTTCAAGGTGCCCAGTGAGCAAAGAGTCTTCCCGAATGGGCTGCGGCGCAAGCTTGGGGTAGATGCAAGAGGACCCGAGGAAGAGAACCCGCTCCACATTGTGCTCACGGGCCGCGTCGAGCACGTTCACCTGGATTTGGAGGTTCTCCGTGAGGAAGTCCACCGGGAAAGTGTTGTTGGCCATGATGCCGCCGACCTTTGCGGCAGCCAGTACCAGATAGCGGGGCTGCACATCCGCAATGTAGTCGAAGACCGCCGTGCGATCTTTCAGATCCAAATCGGAGGACGTCTGTCCGTGAAGGGCAGTGAACCCCTCCGACTCAAGCCTGCGCCAAATCGCGGACCCGACAAGCCCTCGGTGACCTGCGACGTAGAAGGGAGCGTCTCGATCGAGAGGCCCAGGTTGGAAATCTGTCATGCTATTTCTCCCAGCTCTCCAGGTCGACCGTGTCGATCCAGTTCCGACCTGCGTGATTGAGGGCTTCAATGTCTGCATCCACCATGAGCCGCGCCAGGTCAGGCGTATGAATGGTCGCCTTCCACCCCAGCTTGTCCTGCGCCTTCGATGCGTCCCCCACCAGAGCGTCGACCTCGGTGGGACGTAGGTATCGCTCGTCGAACTTGACGTGCTCCTCCCAGTTCAGCCCAGCGTGCTCGAATGCGATGCGCAGGAAGTCCTTTACCGTGTAGTTGCCGCCGGTAGCGAGAACAAAGTCGTCCGGCTCATCGGCCTGGAGCATGCGCCACATGCCCTCTACATACTCTGCCGCGTAACCCCAGTCACGCACGGCGTCCAGATTGCCCATGTACACATGCTCTTGCTTTCCAGCCTTAATGGCGGCAACTGCACGCGTGATCTTTCGCGTCACGAAGGTTTCGCCTCGACGAGGAGACTCGTGATTGAAGAGGATGCCGTTCACGGCGTACATGCCGTACGCCTCCCGGTAATTCTTCGTGATCCAGTAGCTGTAGACCTTGGCGGCACCGTAGGGCGAGCGGGGGTAGAACGGAGTCTCTTCATTCTGAGGGGGAGGAGTTGCACCAAACATCTCCGAGGATGACGCCTGATAGAACCTTGTGTCGATGCCGGCGAGTCTTACTGCCTCAAGGAGACGGACAGTTCCCATGCCGGTCGTGTCTGCGGTGTGTTCCGGCTCGTCGAAGGAGACCCGAACGTGTGACTGCGCTGCGAGGTTGTAGACCTCGTCGGGCTTGATATCGGCAAGGAGCGTCACCAGACGAGATCCATCACTGAGGTCCCCGTAGTGAAGGAAAAGCTTTGCCGCCGGGTCGTGAGGATCCACGTACAAGTGATCCACGCGCGTGGTGTTGAAAGTTGAAGCTCGTCGAATCAAACCGTGAACTTCGTAGCCCTTCTTTAGGAGGAGCTCCGCGAGGTAAGAGCCATCCTGACCGGTGATACCGGTAATCAGTGCCTTCTTCATCAATCCACTACTTCCTGTCTGCGGCCACCTGCGCCCAAGCGCCGTCACCGTGATTCGCACTGTTTGAGGTAACCAGCCCAAGCTGCCGCTCCGGCGCTGACTGTTCGATTCTTGCGGAAAAAATGCTGCCCGGATGCTCCCATGGCTCCTGCAAGCGTCGAGTCAGATGCGATCCTCTCGATCACTCCCCTCAGGGAGGTTACATCAGTTGGATCGGCGACAAGGCCCGCACACGCGGACGCGATGTCCAGTGCCGCCTGGGAATCGGCGGAACCCAGAAACAGTATCGGCCTACCCACCGACATGGAGGCGTACACCTTTGACGGTACGCAGGTGCCCGTGGCCTCGACCGCCAAAGAAGCTACGTGCCAGTCCGCGGCTCGCAAAAGCTTACCCATGTCCCCAAACGGAACAGGCGGAAGAAAATGACAGTTCTTCAATGCGAGATCTTGAGCAAGTTGGCTGGCCTCATCAAATTTCGCGCCCTGACCCACAACGACGAGATCGATGTCCGCGTTCTGCGCTTCTGCGAATGACTGAACCAGTCCTGCCAATGGATGATTCTGACCTGCACGCCCGCTGTATAGCATCATGAGCTTCGAAGTCAGTCCGAGATCCGCTCGAAACAGATCGATTTCGCTCTTGGTTGATGCAGTGACATCGGCGTGCCAAATCGGGATGATCTGCGAATTTCTCTTGGCTATCGATCGAACTTCCTCCTGCATGCAGGAGCCAATGACAACTACCTCGTGCGCAGACTTCAATGAAGCGACTTCCATGAACCGTCGTAAGTTTCGCTTTGGCGTGGATCCATTCATTGCCAAGTCTTGGGACCGATACAAGTCTAATGCCCAATTGACAATCTTTGGCGCCGTCGGCCGGAGAATCGAAACAACGCGAAGGAGTAACGTCAGCCCGGTGGGTATGTCCACTAGGATGAGAAACTTGGCGGGTTGGCGCCGAAGCAATATATGACAAGCGAGTTCTAGTGAAAATAGAATTTGCTGGAGTGGACGTGCATTAGATGGCGCCACTTTGGACACGGTAGGACGCACAACCCGCGCATCCAGCCCTTCGGCAATCAAACCGCCCTTCAATTCTTCGAGGGCGCGGGCTACTGCGTCCTTATGATTGTCCGCATAGGCGTATGCTAAATCAACGCGCAAGGAACTCATGAGGGTTTGCCCTTTCCGGCTGGCGAATTTTGATTTGTGTCCATGTGCATAAGTAGCGGCATTGCAAATTGACCTACGATGAAGCTGATGAGTCGGATCCCACTTCAGCGAAATCGTTGGCACGGCTTCGAGCCTGCCGAGCGAGGACAGCAGCAGTTAAAGCAATGACAAGCGCCTGCAAACCTTGCATGACGAAAAACACGACGGGAAGCTGCTGGAGCGTCGACAGGGCGGCGAGGGCCGACACGAGCACAACCGACGACCCGAACCGCATCCATCCGATCGACGCGTATTTGCCGGTCACTCTAACTTGAGCCAGCCACGGAGACCCTAGGGCGAACAGCACCGCGGACAGTACGGCAATGATTAGCGCGAGTCTCGTTGGGGTCGCGTCGAGACCGAAGACCATAGCGATGATTGTCTGTCCGACCGAAAGCGCGAGCGCGCCGCCGGTGATCGACACTCCAAGTATCGCCACCCAAAATACTCTTATGGCGCTTTTTGCCTGCTCCGCCTTCGTGCTCAACAGAGGAGTGAGACTCAGTGTTAATCCGGTAAACACCAGGGAGAGCGGCGAGAGGATCGCGGACAGTGCCCGGATCGCCGCAACGTCGCTGGGGACGCCGAAATGACTGATGATATACAGGGAAACGTGAGCTATTAATACAATACCCACCGCATCAATCAGGAGACTTTTTGCGTTCTTCCAAATCTTTGTTTTGTACCACCCCTTGGCGGTCAGGCTCGGGGGGGTGTTCTTTCTGGTCAGAGCTAAGCACACCAATGCCGACACTAATCCTGCAACGGCCCAGAGGACGAGGAGGCGTTGCCAGCGGTTGGGGTCGTATAGATGATCGGATAAGCCTCCGATGAACAGGATGCAGACCGAGACTGTGGTCGCCGCTAGAGCGGCGGTTGGTCTTTCCAGTGCGTATGCTCTGATCCTGACGAATTCCGCGCCGAGCATCACTCCGATGACTACTCCAATGACGAAGTAATTCCCTTCGAAGGGTAACGCCACTGCAGTACAGAGCATTGCGAGTGCT is a window encoding:
- a CDS encoding GDP-L-fucose synthase family protein, whose product is MTDFQPGPLDRDAPFYVAGHRGLVGSAIWRRLESEGFTALHGQTSSDLDLKDRTAVFDYIADVQPRYLVLAAAKVGGIMANNTFPVDFLTENLQIQVNVLDAAREHNVERVLFLGSSCIYPKLAPQPIREDSLLTGHLEPTNDAYAIAKIAGIMHVQAVRRQYGLPWISAMPTNLYGPGDNFSPEGSHVLPALIRRYDEAARSGSETVTNWGTGSPRREFLHVDDMAAACLHLLEHYDGPAQVNVGTGSDVTIRELAETVASAVGYEGSMKWDTSKPDGTPQKLLDVSKLAEAGWTAKINLEDGVKNTVDWYRSNQSSLRG
- the gmd gene encoding GDP-mannose 4,6-dehydratase is translated as MMKKALITGITGQDGSYLAELLLKKGYEVHGLIRRASTFNTTRVDHLYVDPHDPAAKLFLHYGDLSDGSRLVTLLADIKPDEVYNLAAQSHVRVSFDEPEHTADTTGMGTVRLLEAVRLAGIDTRFYQASSSEMFGATPPPQNEETPFYPRSPYGAAKVYSYWITKNYREAYGMYAVNGILFNHESPRRGETFVTRKITRAVAAIKAGKQEHVYMGNLDAVRDWGYAAEYVEGMWRMLQADEPDDFVLATGGNYTVKDFLRIAFEHAGLNWEEHVKFDERYLRPTEVDALVGDASKAQDKLGWKATIHTPDLARLMVDADIEALNHAGRNWIDTVDLESWEK
- a CDS encoding glycosyltransferase, yielding MSSLRVDLAYAYADNHKDAVARALEELKGGLIAEGLDARVVRPTVSKVAPSNARPLQQILFSLELACHILLRRQPAKFLILVDIPTGLTLLLRVVSILRPTAPKIVNWALDLYRSQDLAMNGSTPKRNLRRFMEVASLKSAHEVVVIGSCMQEEVRSIAKRNSQIIPIWHADVTASTKSEIDLFRADLGLTSKLMMLYSGRAGQNHPLAGLVQSFAEAQNADIDLVVVGQGAKFDEASQLAQDLALKNCHFLPPVPFGDMGKLLRAADWHVASLAVEATGTCVPSKVYASMSVGRPILFLGSADSQAALDIASACAGLVADPTDVTSLRGVIERIASDSTLAGAMGASGQHFFRKNRTVSAGAAAWAGYLKQCESR